DNA sequence from the Acanthochromis polyacanthus isolate Apoly-LR-REF ecotype Palm Island chromosome 5, KAUST_Apoly_ChrSc, whole genome shotgun sequence genome:
ggggcagaaTAGACAGTTATCGCCCCGAAATTCCAACTATGTGTTTGGTGTCAACAttacaaacatgtttttcctgcagactgACTGAGCTGTGAACTCTGACAAAGGTCTGTGTACCAAAGGGATCTTTACACCCACAGacaccaaaaatgacaacaaactgaaaatatgtGAATTCATGCGTAGTGTTTGAACCATTTACACAAGACTGCTGTGAAGACATAACGACGTTCGAAGCAGtttgtgtttctatttttgtgGAGTGCTCTGGTGTAAATTAAATTTGGTactttgcacatttaaaaaaaaaaaacaaccactcAACAATGAATTTTGTGTAAGCTGTGTCTTTCTTCATTCTTCATTTAATGTGCTCTTATAATTACAGCTGCAGATGGGTAGGTCATGCCCAGACAGACACGATTTCAAATAACAAGCCCTCATGTGAGCGTCCTATTGCTCGAGGTGTTTGGGAGGAGCTGCACTGTGTAAACTCCACTGTAATCTCTTTCTACAGAAGCCTCATATCCGTGTGGCTCTTCAAACAACTGGAACATTTGGTGCCGGCTTACAGAGAGCAATAGGAATCAATATGACCATTGCCTGTGCACTCATTCCAGGGCTGTGCCAATAACTAATTGCCATCTGCAAAAGCAATTATTCTCATACCTCTGCATTGTTTTACCTATTCTGTGTACTACATTATTGTCGGTGCACATCTTATTCCAGGTTGTTATAACTTTAAAGGAACAGTCCATCTCGTGATGCAGCTTGTTTAATTGATAATTCATCCAAATGACTTGACTTTATTTGTGTTCTATTCCAAAGATTCGCTACAGCCAAGAGATTATCCATAACTCCTGTTCATTTTCAGTATAGACACAGATATTACACATACCAAGCATACAGCCTGAAGTAATATGAGACAGTTCAAGAAGATCGACTATAATCATGTCAGGCTTGATTAGACTATTAACtgcaaattaatttttttcatgattaGTTCAAAGAAGCATTACAATTTCATTACAGGCGTAAAATTCTGTGTATCTGCACATTTTTGACTTCGATCCAGATGAAATCAGCTTTATAAACTGATCAATACACCAGGAAGAAGGAGAATCTAATTTTGGCACCATCAGTCTTTGGCAGGAAACCTGATCCAAGTATTGAGGAGAATGCACAgactgctgttttaaaatataCTGCAATATTGTTTTATTAGGCTGAGAGTGCTTCATCATGCAAATACAGTCGCATTTTGAAAACCATACTGTGGAAAATGTGTAACTTCCTGCAGTGCTGCAGTAATAACTTTAATGACAGTCAATTGTTCAGCTTGACGCAGCAGCGAAAGAGtcaaagatgcattttttttctgtgccagtgggcgtgttttcatccAGCTAACGGGACTGGGTGAGGAGGACAACTTACTGTCGACCACTTCTCCTCCTTATTCAATACAACTCGTCCACTTTTACGGCCACACGAACCGTTTTAGTACCGTTAAATAAGATGCGCCTCGGACGGACGGTAAATCAGCAACGGTACATTTGAAGTAAACGAGCCGCAGCGCGTTTTCTGTGGAAAAGGGAGCTGGCAGGAAGCGTGAGAGTCTCGTTAAGTAAGTCCGAGCATAGTTTTAAATTGACGATTTTGCATCCAGCTGTGGGTTAGTGCCCTGAAAAGACACCACAATGCCGAGCGACAAATCGGAGCCGACTGAGCCAAAGGCCGCCGAGTGTCCGAGCGCAAGCAGCAGCGAGGATAAAGCGCTGAGCACCGTGGACGCACAAAGTCCCAAACCCAAAGGGATCAGTGCGGTCGCAGTGCTGTGGACGTTTGGGAAATGTCTGGGCGCCCTGCTGCCCGTCTATCTGGCGGGTTATTACCGGGTCAGCACCAGTCTGCTGGTGTGCGGGATGATGGTCTACACGGGATGGAAACATGCCCGAGAGGCCAAGGAGGCACGTCTGAAGACGGCCATCCAGCTGCTCAACAACGAGGAGGAGTACACGTCCATGAAAGTGTCCAAAATCAAGAGAGATCTCCCTGCTTGGGTAAGATAAGAAGTGCACACCCACTTTAACCCCGAGTAACCTCACATTAAAGAATATTCAAAAGCCCTCAACTCAGAATATCCCTGAGTGAACCAGCCCAACCAATATTTATTGTGGAACCACATATTGCACCACACTCTGCAGTCTGTTCTTGAACAGCTTTAATGAACTGATGAACGTTAGGTCCTCATTGAAACATGCATCCAGCCAAATGTGGAGGAATCTCTTTATGTCATTCAGCATGTGGTACTGTAACTCTTCATCATTTCCACTTGCACAGTTGCTGAATTTGTCATGTATTTGTTTAGATTTCAAAACTAAACTTTATTTAAAGAGCAATCAGTGTattgcaaaaaatgcaaaacacttAAACTCTAATCCGTTTGCAATTGTAACCAAAGGTGGCTGAAAAATGTATGCGTAATAGTGATGCAGCTCATGCAAATATATACATGCATCCTTAGAATATATGGCAGCAGAATGGAAATGCAGAAACCCACATGGGCCTGTTTTGACTCAGAACATCAGGCCACACCCAGATCAGGTTCTTGCGAGTTCCTCTTTTAGTGACTGATTTCAACgatttgttttgtgtccagACAGCATGCATCTCCTCATTGAAGTTTTCAAAAAGGAGAATCTTAATGTTGTTCTCCGGTGCTGCTCTACATATGACATAATAGATGATGAAACAATAAACatggacaaaacatttcaagcaCTTGCGTTGTAAATATATCCTGACACCTGACGTTAATGCAAAGTTAAACCATGCAATAGTCATATCATTCAATGGGCTTTGTGAATTGGCTTTACCCacattcttggaaatatttgcTCAGTCTGAAACCTGGTGGAATAAAGCTCTTGGATTATATCAGCAATATTACTGATTACTGTTCCAGACCTGCATTGTCTATGAGTCAATAATTTCCCTATCCTGTTGTGTGTTTACCAGGCTCTATGCACAAATTCAATTATGTACCTGCATTGTGTTTCTTTCCTTCAGGTAAACTTTCCAGATGTTGAGAAGGTTGAATGGCTGAataaggtaaaaaaataaaaacaatgtccTGTTGTGgctcatttatattttatattcctTTATAAGCTCAGCAAACACACATCTGTCCATGCAGTAGCTCAGCTGCTGTGCTGAGTGACACTTTTTAGTGTCTGCGAGGTTATTAGCTGCTGCTAGCTGATGCCAGTGTTGCTGCTGCCATGTTCCAGAGAAGGCCACACCCCCATAAGTGTAGTCTCTGTCTGCACTGCAGAGAGCAGGCCTTATGCCAGGCAACTCTCTCAacatttccatttcattacagGCCGCCAGGCTTACAGGAAGGGGGAGGAGCTGCTTAGTCcccaaaaactaaataaaactgcagctcCAGTCTGTCCCCATGGAGAAATAAGGGCACTAATATAGAAACAGAGGAATCAAAGTATTCAGGCTAACAAGACCACGAGATCTGAGTGTCAGAGAGCACACAAAGCAGAGGTTTGAGACTGCTTACTCGAGGGGGAGGTCAGCAGATTCCCTGATTGCTCAGGCTTCGTCCTCCACAGAAGCATGCAGCTGATGACTCATTCTCCACTTATGCCAGACTATAACCAAcactggggtttttttttactgtcgcAGAGGCACGCAACCAAACACTGCCTCTGCTCTTAGATTCTTCCCAGTAAGAATGGCTTGGAAACTAAAAAAGTTTGTATCGCAGCATTAATATTCTATAGAAAGTGGGACACCCCTACATGTAGAAGACAGAATTTGCTGTATCATGCAGCGTGTAAGCACCCAGATAAGACGAACAGCTGAGGAGCCTCAACTGGCTCCAGCTGTCTCTGTCATTCTTCTATTATTGCTTATGGAAGCCAAGGCATCTGACAGATGCTTTTGTTACTATAGAGCTGCAATGCCAGGGTTTACTCAAAGCAGTAGTGTGTTGTAGCATGCTGCAGGGTTGTGCATTGTGTGTTATGTTTCTTACACATAAAAGTCTCTTATAGCATGTGTTTGGTGATCTGGACAGGTTCTGCAGCAGGTGTGGCCCTTTGTTGGTCAGTACCTTGAGAAGCTGCTGATAGAAACCATCGCTCCATCTATCCGAGCCTCCAGCACCCACCTCCAGACCCTCAGCTTCACCAAGGTGGACATGGGAGACAAGGTGAAGGCATTGAGAGTGTACCTATGCTATGACACTGCTGGAAGGATTCACACAAgtactgcaggctgtgtatacTGTGCAAATAAATGTGCTTTCTCCTTGCTTCAGGCCATGAAGGTTGTAGGGATCAAAGCACACACAGAGAATGACAAGGGACAAGTTCTGCTCGATCTGTACATCAGGTGACTGTTTATCCCCTGCTCCTTGTACTTTCCTCTGTCTAATAGCTTTTCAAAGGCATCATTGTAGGTGACATTTTGTGTTCTTGTATCCTCAGCTATGTTGGCAATGTAGAGATCAATGTTGAAGTGAAAAGATACTTCTGCAAAGCTGGAGTCAAAGGAATACAGGTGTGTCTTCAAGTTACTAAGATAAGAACAGCATTTCATATAAAGTCAACATTCAACGTCTATCTAAAGCCCAATGATTGACTGAACTATCCCGAACATCTGCCTCTCTGTATTCAGCAATAATTTCACGGACTTTCCCTGTATTTCACGGTTCTTTCTGTTTCCCTGTCTTCAGCTCCATGGGATGATGCGGGTGATTCTGGAGCCTTTGATTGGAGATGTGCCCATAGTGGGTGCAGTCACCATGTTTTTCATTCGCCGGCCTGTAAGTCCATCTGCAATCACCTCTGTTTGTCCTTTTCAACCCCCCTTCCTGTGACTATCCCAGGATAGCCTCGTATACCGGTCATGGTATTGATTCCTCATCAATCCTGATTGATTTACTGTGCATTCTTCTGTCTCATCTCTTACCAGAAACTAGACATCAATTGGACTGGACTGACTAATTTGTTGGACATTCCTGGACTCAAGTGAGTTGTAACAAAGTTACCTTGTATTGCCTTACACATTAGTAATAACCATGTCTGTTTTAATAAATAGAGCCTTAAACATTTCATCACAGAGTGGGTTTCAATAGACAATGAGTTGCAGTTTATTCCCACTGTTTCCTTTGAAATGTTAATTTTGCCCTTTGTTGCAGTGTCATGTCAGACAGCATGATTATGGATGCCATTGCCTCCTTCTTGGTGCTGCCCAATCGTCTGGTTGTTCCACTGGTTCCTGGCCTGCATGTGGCCCAACTGCGCTCTCCGTTGCCCAGGGTGAAGCCCTAATATGCACTTTCAGGTTGAGACTATGATTCTAGTTGATACTCCAAAACACAACTATACTACcctcttttttccctctcagGGTGTGGTACGAATCCATTTAGTGGAGGGACAGAGTCTAGCAGCAAAGGACAACTACGTGAAGGGGGTGATGGCCGGCCTATCTGACCCCTATGCCATATTGAGGGTGGGCCCTCAGACCTTCACCTCCCAACACATTGACAACACAGACTCTCCCAAGTGGCGAGAGATGTATGAGGTGAGGGGAAAAGAGAATTCCTTGAAAATTTGTGCCATCATTCCACTGCATGTACAGGTTTTggaaaattctgtgtttttctttgatgtATATCATCATTTCACTTTTCTCTATATCCGAGGGATCTGACTGTTGCAGAGCTGACAGTAGTCATTTTCATTCATGAGGCTGCAAGTCGCTTCCATACAAATCCCTCTGTCAGTCTTCATGTCCTTGTGTGTGTCCTGCACATCAGGTTATTGTCCATGAAGTGCCTGGACAAGAGTTGGAGGTGGAGGTTTATGACAAAGACCCAGACCAGGATGATTTCCTGGGCAGGTACATGTGTATAATTCATGTctcttgtttgtctttgttgaatgtccattttcagtttttgttagccACCTTTCATGAACAGTCGGGTAAAACACACGGCCCATTAATAAAGCATGTCATTGTAAAGCTACAGAATCACCTCTCTCTGCTAATCCTTCATTTTTTGAGAATGATATTTACTCTTTCATCTTTTAGTGATTCTTTCTTGCTCTTTTCTTCCATATAGGACCAAACTGGATTTGGGCATTGTGAAGAAATCCGTAGTTGTAGACGATGTAAGTGAAAAGTTAGAGCATTTTAGGCACAATTCATATAAACTGTTTTTCAATCATTGAGTTGGAAATGTACATCTTCATCTGTCTTCCCAGTGGTTTACTTTGAAAGACACTCCATCTGGACGGGTTCATTTCAGATTGGAGTGGTTGGCTTTGCTGCCTAGCACTGATCGACTAGAGCAGGTTTGAGCCATTTTCACTTAAACATTACTCTGGTGATTCTAATTAAGAAggacttttgtgtctctttcaacaattccaatatttttttttcaattttcatcTTAGATCCTAAAAAGGAATGAGAGTGTCACTTGTAAGACTGCcgatcctccttcttcagcgATCTTGGTTGTGTATCTGGACAAGGCTGAGGCACTTCCCGTGAGTCAAATATCTCTACCCTCTCTGCCCACATTCGTGCGCAGCTCCGAGCTGCTTCCTGTGTGTGGTTAAATGAGGCAGAACTGTAACTACCATGTGTCTCACATTCCACATCATTGTTGCCTTGGCCTCCAACCCCATTCTCTCTGTTGCCCCGAGAATAAATATGGCTAATTTTATCTAACACAAATATCTTACTCTGCTAATTTCTGCTGTCATTCCCACAAATCATCACACAAAAGGGAACAGCAGTGATAGAATCTTTGGAGTAAAACCCgggctttgtgtttttttttttttcattctatgCAGATTTATACTTCCTGAATACTCTGCACAGTGTGGTGCTTCCTTTCGGTTATTTGTGCTGTTGCTATGGTAGCCTTGTACAAACTATTATTCACATTAGTGTTGTCAGAACGGTACTGAAGATAAGTCTGTTTTTGCTCTGCTCTTGGTTACAGTACACAATTGTTCCCATGCCTTTCTGTGTGTTCATATGTCTGCAACTGTGTGTCGTTTAGATGAAGAAGGGAAATAAAGAGCCCAATCCCATGGTGCAGCTGTCCGTGCAGGACATCACTAGAGAAAGCAAGGTATATCTGCCGGGGATGCCAATAAAATAATGTCGACTgggtttcatttatttctgttccATTTGCACACagtttattcttgtttttagaCTTGTTACACAACCGTAAATCCAGAGTGGGAAGAAGCTTTTACTTTCTTCATCCAAGATCCTCGCAAACAGGACATAGACATTCAGGTAACAGCTCATGAGACTAGCTGCTATGCACTAAATCTTGTGTGTAGAATCTGGTTTCCAAACTTTGTTGTGGCTTTGCTTCATTAGGTGAAGGATGCTGACCGTGTGCAGACGCTGGGCAGTCTGACCATCCCTTTGTCCCGTGTTTTGTCAAATTCCAATCTTTCTCTGGATCAGTGGTTCCAGTTGGACAACTCGGGATCAGCTAGCCGCATCTATATCAACACAGTTCTCAGGGTAAATGGCAGCAAGACTTACCTACTGATCTGCCCTGCATTAGAGTCATAAATATCTTgtaaatacaatgaaaaaacaTGTAGGGAAGTCTTAATTACATCATCAACATTACAcgttttttgtttagtttctttcTGGCTCTATTTTTAAGGTCCTGTGGTTAGATGAGGATCGTATTTCATCTGAGGTGTCATCTACTCTGGAGGCTGGATTGACCAAACACCTGCCTCAGCAGACTTCTCCTCATCCCAGCTTTGCCACAGAAGTAATGGATGACAGTTCAtctatgtgtttttatttctaaaacatTAAGCTCCTTTCACATAATTATTTGAattgcaatttcattcatgctTTTTTCAGGGACTGCTTCGGATTCACCTATTGGCGGGCCAGAATCTTGTTCCGAAAGATAACCTGATGGGAGGCATGGTGAAAGGCAAGAGTGACCCCTACGTCAAGATCGACATCGGAGGAGAAACATTCACAAGTCATGTCGTCAAGGCCAATCTAAACCCCACCTGGAATGAGATGTATGAGGTGAGTAAATGTGCATTGCTGAAGAATTGTGCGTTCATAAATGTCATGGTGTTGAACTGGTTAACCGGTCAAAGATAAATGTGTAACTTTGTTTGCCCTGCAGGTGATTCTGACTCAGCTTCCAGGTCAGGAGCTGCATGTGGAGGTGCTTGACAAAGACATGGATATGAAGGACGACTTCATGGGCAGGTAACATGTCATTTAATATTGACAGATATGAATTTGATTCTAGATAAATGATGCGTTCTAACCTTACATGTCTTGACATACAGGCTGAAGATCAGTCTGAAGGACATCATTGATTCACAGTGCACTGATCAGGTGGGCAGTCTATCAGTTTAACTCAGACACTTACATGTTTCTACAATAGGTATGTTTGAATACAATCTCTAAAATTACTTATGGAAAAGTGTGTATATTGATATTTCTTATTTGGTTCCAACCCAGTAGTTCTtgcattaaaatatatatattttttaatttctcagTGGTACACCCTCAATGATGTGAAGTCTGGTCGAATTCATCTGGTCCTTGAATGGGTTCCAACAGCCTCAGAGCCAGACAGACTGGACCAGGTCAGTATTTTCAGATCAAGTCATGAATTAATAAACACTTTCTGTTGAGATGGATTCATATTCCTCAGTTTGTTCCCGTGCCTCCAGGTTCTTCAGTTTTATTCCAGACAGTCCTACCAAAACAAGGCGGTTCCCTCCGCAGGCCTTCTGTTTGTGTATATCGAGCAAGCACACGGCTTACCGGTGAGTCTTTTAATACGGCTCTGAAGGATAATGTGCAGGATTAGCAGTTAACTGTTGAACTCCTGGTTAACATTGTTGTCTGTTCTGTACCTCTGCAGGTGAAGAAAAGTGGAAAAGATCCAAAAGTAGGAGCAGAGATTACTCTTGGAGAAATGTCTCGTAAAACTACAGTAAGACTCCAAAACCTCATTCAGATGATACTGAGTTTTTAGGAACTTTCTATGGCatctgttaaataaataatgtctCTTCTGAAGGTGTGTGATCGTACAACAGCACCTCAGTGGAACGAGGCATTCTGCTTCCTGGTTCAGGACCCCAGAGAAGATATTCTTATCATTAAGGTCAGCTGGCTTCGATGCATAACTGACtacaaacagaaataatgacATCTCTCATATATAAATATTCCTGTACTCCCTTTCTGCATTGTGTTTCTCCAGCTCTCCCACACCTGGACTCTGCCCATTGGTTCCCTGGTTGTTCCTATTAGAGAGCTGCTGTCTGAACCAGAGCTGGTCCTGGATCAGTGGTTCCATCTGGACGGAGCCTCACCTGAGAGTCAGCTTCTTTTGAGGACTGAACTCAAGGTAAGataacttcctgtctgtttgttgtttttcagtttatctgaatatttaagtttatttattgtatgtCTAATAAGTAAGTGAGTGCCTTATTTTTTATGTGTCAACTGCAAGTGCTTTGGGGGCATTTATAGCTATTTTcactgtggaaacagaacagccatggctagaagtagaaagaagCAACAATATGGCACCATAATGAAATATATTCATAGTATCCATtcattctttgtttattttatagaatttttaaataacttgaatcaacatgtgcaacatttttctaGTGCCCACAGATGTTAACAGAACCAGATGAGAAATTATGACTCATACAAGAGATACTTTGTAActtacatgttttgtttgttttcatacttgtctcctatctgctctgtgtaaacacaacctgtaGTTCAGCTGAGTTCAGCTTAAAAATTCCAAACTTTCTGTCACATGGGATTGCAGCTGAGGAGcactgatttctgtttttatgttttaacgGAATCTGGCTACTGTAAAatggttatttttaaatttaaaaataagacatgtaGAATTAAGTTATTTTGATGGAATGATTTGAAGCTTATAGTTGGTTAAGTTTTCCCATAGGTACTACAAAGAAGatcaaaaagtttaaaatgcaacaatttcttctgtttttactgtttctgtctcttaatatatattctgtaattttgttgattttaaatagataacatgccttttaaaTCAGTAAGCTGGTTTGGGGGTTCAGGAAGTTATTCACTATGTACTTTCATTTTTATGGCACATTGTCATGAGGCTTTAGAGTCAGTTCTTTACATTTGTGCTTGTTGCAATCAAGACTGTTACACAGTTACAATTCTTaagtgtaataataataatatctattTCATTACAGATGCTGATTCCTAGCAAATGTCCTGGTGCCACTGAGAAAGCTAAAGTCACATCAATGTCAGACCCTTCCCCTGCTCAGCGAAAACAGGAGGCAGACAAAGTGCTCAGGtaattcagttcattcagaaaaTTCTGTTCTTGCTTTCCATTTCTTCATTACCTCTTTAATTTGCCTCATTGatgctctttgtgtttttaggtCCAGCTCAGTGGACGCTCCTCCCGTGGAGACGATCGGCTCTTCGGTGTCGATAAATGAAGATGTTAAAGTaaaggaaacagcagctgatgtgATTGAAGAGAAAGTGGAAGAACCACCGACCCCTGTCGTTACACAACCTCCTCACACTTCTCCAGACATCAGCTTTGCCACTGAGGTAAAAATAGTGATCTAAAGTAGCAGATACAAGAAACAGAGCATGACAAAATCACATTTAGTAAAAGGCAATAATTATCTTTCTCTGTAGGGGCTGCTGAGGATCATCCTGTTGGAGGCCCAGAGTCTGATCGCCAAAGACAACATGATGGGCGGCATGGTGAAGGGCAAGAGCGACCCCTATGCCAAGATCAATGTGGGAGATGTCATGTTTAAGAGTAATGTGGTCAAGGAGAATCTCAACCCAGTCTGGAATGAAATGTATGAGGTGTGTATGAATGGTTGAACAACTAGAAAAGGAAATGGTACGTAAAGTTAACCCCTtgatttttgttaatttaactGATCTGTGTTTCTTCAGGTGGTGATGAAGCCTCAGTCAGGACAGGAGGTGCAGCTGGAGCTCTATGATAAAGACATGGACAAAGATGACTTCCTGGGAAGGTGAGGGCAAATGTGGAGGTTTTATCATTTGGGGAAGCTCCTAATATCGTAGAATTAACTGTCCCAGCACAGCAACCAGTCCACAGATGTGTTCACGAGCTGAAAATATTGTTGCTTGaccacaaaaatatatattatgaGATGCGCAAGACTTTGACTTAGAGATAGACATTTTCTGTAATGGGCCACACTTCACAGATTGTGcatttgactcattttattttccacGTGTACATAATGtgcattttcttctttgttgtgGACAGattgaaaatcagtgtggcagacATAATTCGTTCCCAGTACACAGACCAGGTGGGTATTCTGTGCAAACTGTATCTAAATGTGTGCTCTTCTGATGTAATTATGGGCTGGGATTCAGTTATAAACGCTCTGTTTCAGTGGCACACCCTGAATGATGTGAAGTCTGGTCGTGTCCGTCTGATACTGGAGTGGGTTCCAACAGTGTCTCATAATGACACCGTGGACCAAGTTAGtgcattttatataatttcctaaTTCTTTCATTCCCATTTGTTTGCAGTCTTGATCATTTGTGTTGTGTGATTCTCCCACATCTGCTCCATCTCTAACAGATCCCTTCCTGTCTTGATTTACTGACCTCATGAGTGCTGAGTCactgtaatatattttttatttgattctgTACTGCAGGTAATGCAGCTGCTGTCTCTCCAGTCCTACCAGAACAAGGCTGTTCCCTCTGCAGCCCTGCTCTTTGTTTATGTGGACAGAGCGCACTTGTTGCCTGTGAGTCCTCTGTAATTTAGTACACTGACAAATGCCATAATAAGTGTTCTGTGTCCAAATAAAGATCGACAACAGTTTGGAAAATAACTACTCTTAAGTTGTAAGTAATGATTTTCAAAAATAGAGAAGACTGGATGAGCAACAATCACTATTGTTGGATTTTATGAAGCAGTAATGTAAATCaggagtgttttattttttaaggaagtGATGGTTCTCAGCTGTTGTTGCCTTAATTACAGAGAGTGATACAAACTGATTATATCATGTTCTTTGCCTTTCTgtgttcagtttaaaaaaagtggAAAGGAGCCCAAGGCTGGAGCTGAACTTGTATTTGGTGATACCACCTACAAAACTAAGGTATGGCATtgatattataaaaatgaaggAAATTCACTCAGACTTTAGCAGTGCCAATTAAGGGCTGCAACTagtatttattgtcattgtcatATTGGTTGATCATTTTTTGGATTAattaaccatctgaaccccaATGCCTGACAGTGGGTTTGAAAAGCATAAATTTGCCAAACTTCCAACATTTATGAGACTCAAGAATTTCTCAGATTTAGaattttccaacagtccttgaactactcatgtgTACGCCTTTTAGTCTGGAATTCAACCGAATGTAAGCcttaaatgtttatatttcatCGAAATtgttttattctgcatgtcttatttaaaatgtgacaaaaatgaactGTTTATACTAACTGGATTctatagaaaacaaaacattgtgtACTCCTTTGTGCCACCATGGATACATtattgactcagctgtgacaaaaatttagggactttttggctgaactgggaTAAACTGCAGGCTGCTCTTTCTCAAAGCAGATAGGAGAAACTTACGAAAgccaatttaaatgtaattttccgAGTTTTGATTACGcctgtgctgtttc
Encoded proteins:
- the esyt1b gene encoding extended synaptotagmin-1; translated protein: MPSDKSEPTEPKAAECPSASSSEDKALSTVDAQSPKPKGISAVAVLWTFGKCLGALLPVYLAGYYRVSTSLLVCGMMVYTGWKHAREAKEARLKTAIQLLNNEEEYTSMKVSKIKRDLPAWVNFPDVEKVEWLNKVLQQVWPFVGQYLEKLLIETIAPSIRASSTHLQTLSFTKVDMGDKAMKVVGIKAHTENDKGQVLLDLYISYVGNVEINVEVKRYFCKAGVKGIQLHGMMRVILEPLIGDVPIVGAVTMFFIRRPKLDINWTGLTNLLDIPGLNVMSDSMIMDAIASFLVLPNRLVVPLVPGLHVAQLRSPLPRGVVRIHLVEGQSLAAKDNYVKGVMAGLSDPYAILRVGPQTFTSQHIDNTDSPKWREMYEVIVHEVPGQELEVEVYDKDPDQDDFLGRTKLDLGIVKKSVVVDDWFTLKDTPSGRVHFRLEWLALLPSTDRLEQILKRNESVTCKTADPPSSAILVVYLDKAEALPMKKGNKEPNPMVQLSVQDITRESKTCYTTVNPEWEEAFTFFIQDPRKQDIDIQVKDADRVQTLGSLTIPLSRVLSNSNLSLDQWFQLDNSGSASRIYINTVLRVLWLDEDRISSEVSSTLEAGLTKHLPQQTSPHPSFATEGLLRIHLLAGQNLVPKDNLMGGMVKGKSDPYVKIDIGGETFTSHVVKANLNPTWNEMYEVILTQLPGQELHVEVLDKDMDMKDDFMGRLKISLKDIIDSQCTDQWYTLNDVKSGRIHLVLEWVPTASEPDRLDQVLQFYSRQSYQNKAVPSAGLLFVYIEQAHGLPVKKSGKDPKVGAEITLGEMSRKTTVCDRTTAPQWNEAFCFLVQDPREDILIIKLSHTWTLPIGSLVVPIRELLSEPELVLDQWFHLDGASPESQLLLRTELKMLIPSKCPGATEKAKVTSMSDPSPAQRKQEADKVLRSSSVDAPPVETIGSSVSINEDVKVKETAADVIEEKVEEPPTPVVTQPPHTSPDISFATEGLLRIILLEAQSLIAKDNMMGGMVKGKSDPYAKINVGDVMFKSNVVKENLNPVWNEMYEVVMKPQSGQEVQLELYDKDMDKDDFLGRLKISVADIIRSQYTDQWHTLNDVKSGRVRLILEWVPTVSHNDTVDQVMQLLSLQSYQNKAVPSAALLFVYVDRAHLLPFKKSGKEPKAGAELVFGDTTYKTKVCDRSRSPEWNEAFYFLVQDPTEEMLIIKLSSAWDQPMGSLVVPVRQLLSEPQLVLDKWMHLDGALPESKILLRAELKILNSRMTEVPVPSATGSKKEELIATERTSRAASEEGKSSELPTHESVSVSNQPKQAGSAEADPAPFTEKPAPAPLDTFPAAALVEEPADAEELPTRPSFKGDFEPQRMRTEGTGLDSLVHTTVTGLPTDTVKPAEVPEIPEPREVLPPHTTPSLDFGKEGLLRIHLLEAQNLVAKDNLMGGMVKGKSDPYVKINIGGVTFKSHVIKENLNPTWNEMYELVLSGHSVQDIKIEAFDKDLDSDDFLGRFNIRLNEVMRSQYTDQWYTLNDVKSGRLHLVLEWVPTVSDSVRLDQVLQLQSLQSYQNKAVPSAALLFVHLDRAHSLPLKKSGKEPKAGAELVLGETTHKTKLCDRSTSPQWNESFYFLVQDPKQQMLVMKLSSGWDQPMGSLVISVKELLAEPQLVLDQWFRLDGALLESQILLRAELKILDSKMVDLISTGSLPCAASDCGSGNGQVKLSLSYASQERKLIVVVHACRGLSLQGKDGIDSYVSLMLLPDKSKATKRKTAVKKRDLNPEYSERFEYDLPFEETRYRRLSVSVKNNSASFRSRDIVGQVQIELAQIDLKSGVTEWFTLTDEAE